A single Cygnus atratus isolate AKBS03 ecotype Queensland, Australia chromosome 11, CAtr_DNAZoo_HiC_assembly, whole genome shotgun sequence DNA region contains:
- the LOXL1 gene encoding LOW QUALITY PROTEIN: lysyl oxidase homolog 1 (The sequence of the model RefSeq protein was modified relative to this genomic sequence to represent the inferred CDS: deleted 1 base in 1 codon) gives MGGRGAWWGLWAALGCGLWLLAGGQDAAGRAGEPWRQLIRWENNGRVYSLLNTGAEYVPPGGREARGARLLLADEAPGRGGRRQAPPPPRLGSETVRGHTRHPFGFGQVPDNWRDGPVGDGAGSPRLRPAGRQRQPSSSSSSSSSSSSSFAYAAFGQPLYPQPPFPQPPFEPYEAAPRASYDEAYAYYRAAGAGGAAVASAAAGASVVYPFQPRVRYEDYGEEQSPYRAQGYYPERPYAPQPADGLDRRYSHSLYHDAGTGTEQGGTDSFGLDQRGVASTDNLQVPVGSPQAGGMAYGSQYQPHEPQPPFGVVMEPYGAPRPEPYVPPRPEPYVPARSPEVPQAVPDSQARLSVGSVYRPSQGGRGLPDLVPDPNYVQASTYVQRAHLYSLRCAAEEKCLASTAYTAEATDYDVRVLLRFPQRVKNQGTADFLPSRPRHSWEWHSCHQHYHSMDEFSHYDLLDATTGRKVAEGHKASFCLEDTTCDFGNLKRYACTSHTQGLSPGCYDTYNADIDCQWIDITDVQPGNYVLKVQVNPKYIVLESDFTNNVVRCNIHYTGRYVATTNCKISQS, from the exons atggggggccggggggcttggtgggggctgtgggcagcGCTGGGCTGCGGCTtgtggctgctggctggggggcAGGATGCCGCCGGGAGGGCCGGGGAGCCCTGGAGGCAGCTGATCCGCTGGGAGAACAACGGGCGGGTGTACAGCCTGCTCAACACCGGCGCCGAGTACGTGCCTCCGGGGGGGCGAGAGGCCCGG GGGgcccggctgctgctggccgACGAGGCTCCCGGGCGCGGAGGCCGGAGGCAGGCGCCTCCGCCGCCTCGCCTGGGCTCCGAGACGGTGCGGGGCCACACTCGGCACCCCTTCGGCTTCGGGCAGGTGCCCGACAACTGGAGGGACGGGCCGGTGGGCGACGGCGCGGGCTCACCGCGCTTGAGGCCGGCCGGCCGCCAACGCCAGCCTTCCTcgtcctcctcgtcctcctcgtcctcctcctcgtcGTTCGCCTACGCGGCCTTTGGGCAGCCGCTGTACCCCCAGCCGCCCTTCCCGCAGCCCCCCTTCGAGCCCTATGAGGCGGCCCCGCGGGCATCCTATGACGAGGCGTACGCCTACTACCGCGCCGCGGGCGCTGGCGGGGCAGCCGTGGCCTCGGCGGCAGCGGGGGCCAGCGTGGTGTACCCCTTCCAGCCTCGAGTGCGCTACGAGGACTACGGGGAGGAGCAGAGCCCCTACAGAGCTCAGGGCTACTACCCCGAGCGGCCCTATGCCCCTCAACCGGCCGACGGCTTGGACCGGAGGTACTCCCATAGCTTGTACCACGACGCCGGGACTGGCACGGAGCAGGGCGGCACGGACTCCTTCGGCCTCGACCAACGCGGCGTGGCCTCCACGGATAACCTCCAAGTGCCCGTCGGCTCACCGCAGGCGGGCGGGATGGCGTATGGGAGCCAGTACCAGCCCCACGAGCCGCAGCCGCCTTTCGGGGTGGTGATGGAGCCCTACGGGGCCCCCCGCCCTGAGCCCTACGTGCCCCCTCGCCCCGAGCCCTACGTGCCTGCCCGCAGCCCTGAGGTGCCGCAAGCCGTCCCCGACAGCCAGGCGCGGCTCAGCGTGGGGAGCGTCTACAGGCCCAGCCAAGGAGGACGGG GTCTCCCCGACTTGGTGCCTGACCCCAACTACGTGCAGGCGTCCACCTACGTGCAGCGGGCGCACCTGTACTCGCTGCGCTGCGCTGCCGAGGAGAAGTGCCTGGCCAG CACCGCCTACACGGCTGAGGCCACCGACTACGATGTGCGGGTGCTCCTGCGGTTCCCGCAGCGGGTGAAGAACCAAGGCACGGCCGACTTCCTACCCAGCCGCCCCCGGCACAGCTGGGAGTGGCACAGCTGCCACCA GCACTACCACAGCATGGACGAGTTCAGCCACTACGACCTACTGGATGCCACCACGGGCAGGAAGGTGGCTGAGGGCCACAAGGCCAGCTTCTGCCTGGAGGACACCACCTGTGACTTCGGGAACCTGAAGCGCTACGCCTGCACCTCCCACACCCAG GGCTTGAGCCCAGGGTGCTACGACACCTACAACGCCGACATTGACTGCCAGTGGATCGATATCACGGATGTGCAGCCAGGGAATTACGTCCTAAAG GTCCAAGTGAACCCCAAATACATCGTCCTGGAGTCAGACTTCACCAACAACGTGGTGCGCTGCAACATCCACTACACTGGCCGCTACGTTGCCACGACAAACTGCAAGATCTCCCA ATCTTGA